A window of Struthio camelus isolate bStrCam1 chromosome 15, bStrCam1.hap1, whole genome shotgun sequence contains these coding sequences:
- the TNRC6A gene encoding trinucleotide repeat-containing gene 6A protein isoform X23: protein MPPFVLRSVSFQVMEELSNHAQDDVNEDLRSEEKQVKEESLSFKCQEEAFYPLVQEDFEQELEAKATKEVERKLSRAFLPLLCGTERRDLVQEEEEQLMEERKKRKEDKKKKEAAQKKAIEQKIKVPEQTKTSVSQPQPVTSNGTSTVTSTNNNAKRATANNQQQQTLPRYPPREVPPRFRHQEQKQLLKRGQQLPVIAANLGSTPKVLNGQSGGSTVTNKQPVTNGEVPNSSKKQPDLNHSGLGSHYENSHWGPVSSNSDSSTNWDKVIVDGSDKEAWPSITGSDPELTSECMDTDSASSSGSERNLVIMASGSTGGENDGIRNGIGHGSQNKFVVGSNSNNVGNGSINGPWGLSHGTLISTCQVSVDAPDSKSESSNNRMNAWGTINSSSNGGLNPSTLNSNGNHGAWPVLENNGHALKGSVGSGNPGTNIQCSTIGQISNNQSINSKVGGSAHGSWGSLQENCDSEVNGTRKVSFSGQPQNLNTEMNGPNNTTNFMTSSLPNSAGSVQINELPNNTGHGAWRVSTMNHSQIQASPVTNGTSISHLSNGEAKSGGSYGTTWGAYGSNYSGDKCSGPNSQANGDTVNATLMQPGISGPGSTNFQINGNKGGGVWEAGTVNSQSMPWGNGNGASAGGSRRGWGNPAQNTGTNISNGEWSKLPSNQHSNESVNGNSRKFTNGWKSTEEDDLNSQSSAASQITEQNSAWAKTGTGDSEGSTESTGCHEDRATTEGQTRERRKVDQHALLQSIVNRTDLDPRVLSNSGWGQTPIKQNTAWDTETSPRGERKADNGTEAWGGSVTQTSSSGGCVDRPSPNNNNDTSSVSGWGDPKSATRWGDSKGSNSQGGWEEDSAATVMVKSNQSWGSGKEEKSSWNDAQKIKQGWVDGQKASQGWAVSASESWGENSRSNHWGEAKKSSSGGSDSDRSVSGWNEPGKSNSVTWGGSNTNPNNSSGWDEPAKSNQNQGWGDPPKSNQPQGWGDSSKPINSPEWNKQDVGSWGAPSATSKPPGSGWLGGPMPTPAKEEEPTGWEEPSPESIRRKMEIDDGTSAWGDPSKYNYKNVNMWNKNVPNSSSSSDQQAQVHQQLLSSSAMSSKESSSGSGWGEPSTPATTVDNGTSAWGKPMDTGTSWGEPISDAAGTSGWGNASLGQQASNKPGPKSMQDSWCGDDMPLTGSRQTSWEEEEDVEIGMWNSSSSQEANPSLNWPPYMKKMPAKGIMKGGNKQDETWINPFIKQFTNLSFSRESPEETIQSNKMDMSGGILQDKRMEMDKHGLNVGDYNRVVGKGPGSRPQISKESSMDRSPYFDKNGNPSMFGVGNIAAQPRSMQQPPAQPLNSSQPNPRAQVPPPLLSPQVPVSLLKYAPNNGGLSPLFGPQQQVAMLNQLSQLNQLSQISQLQRLLAQQQKAQNQRSMPSGGRQQQEQQGRSLSMQQQMMQQSRQLDPNLLMKQQTPPSQQQSLHQPTMKSFLENVIPHATPELQKGPSPINAFSSFPIGMNSNLNVNMDMNSIKEPQSRLRKWTTVDSISVNTSLDQNSSKHGAISSGFRLEESPFVPYDFMNSSNSPASPPGSIGDGWPRAKSPNGSSSVNWPPEFRPGEPWKGYPNIDPETDPYVTPGSVINNLSINTVREVDHLRDRNSGSSSSLNTTLPSTSAWSSIRASNYNVSLSSTAQSTSARNSDSKSTWSPGSVTNTSLAHELWKVPLPPKSITAPSRPPPGLTGQKPPLSTWDNSLRLGGGWGNSDARYTPGSSWGESSSGRITNWLVLKNLTPQIDGSTLRTLCMQHGPLITFHLNLPHGNALVRYSSKEEVVKAQKSLHMCVLGNTTILAEFASEEEISRFFAQGQSLTPSPGWQSLGSSQNRLGSIDGSHSFSNRNDLNHWNGAGLSGTSSGDLHGTSLWGSPNYSTSLWGTPSSNDTRGISSPSPINAFLSVDHLGGGGESM from the exons TGCCAGAACAAACAAAGACAAGTGTAAGCCAGCCTCAGCCTGTCACCTCTAACGGCACTTCCACAGTAACCAGCACTAATAATAATGCCAAGCGGGCCACAGCCAACAATCAGCAGCAGCAGACCTTGCCTCGATACCCTCCTCGTGAAGTACCACCACGATTTCGACACCAGGAACAGAAACAGCTTCTGAAACGAGGTCAGCAGTTACCAGTTATAGCTGCAAACCTGGGATCTACTCCTAAAGTATTAAACGGCCAATCGGGAGGCAGTACTGTCACAAATAAACAGCCCGTGACCAACGGAGAAGTGCcgaacagcagcaaaaaacagCCAG aTCTGAACCACAGTGGTCTAGGATCCCATTATGAAAATTCTCACTGGGGACCAGTCTCTTCAAATAGTGACTCCAGCACAAACTGGGATAAAGTTATTGTAGACGGCTCTGACAAAGAAGCATGGCCATCAATCACTGGCAGTGACCCAGAGTTGACATCAGAATGTATGGACACTGACTCTGCCTCTAGCTCTGGGTCAGAGAGAAACCTCGTTATAATGGCTTCAGGGAGCACAGGTGGTGAAAATGATGGCATTCGAAATGGCATTGGACATGGttctcaaaataagtttgtggttGGTAGCAACAGCAATAATGTGGGCAATGGAAGTATTAATGGGCCATGGGGTTTATCCCATGGAACCCTAATAAGCACATGTCAAGTTTCTGTGGATGCTCCTGACAGCAAATCTGAAAGTAGCAACAATAGAATGAATGCTTGGGGCACCATAAACTCTTCATCAAATGGAGGGTTAAATCCAAGCACTTTGAATTCGAATGGCAACCATGGTGCCTGGCCTGTATTGGAGAACAATGGACATGCCCTGAAAGGGTCTGTAGGGAGTGGTAATCCTGGCACAAATATTCAGTGCAGTACCATAGGTCAGATATCTAATAATCAGAGTATTAACTCTAAAGTGGGTGGTTCAGCCCATGGTTCCTGGGGAAGCCTTCAGGAAAATTGTGATTCTGAAGTAAATGGTACAAGGAAGGTTTCATTCAGTGGGCAACCTCAAAACCTTAACACTGAAATGAATGGACCAAATAACACTACTAACTTTATGACCTCTAGTTTACCAAACTCTGCTGGTTCAGTGCAGATTAACGAACTGCCTAATAATACAGGGCATGGGGCCTGGCGCGTGAGCACAATGAATCATTCTCAGATTCAGGCCTCTCCAGTTACAAATGGCACTTCCATTTCTCATCTTAGCAATGGTGAGGCGAAAAGTGGTGGGTCTTACGGTACTACATGGGGTGCCTATGGTTCTAATTACTCTGGAGACAAATGTTCAGGCCCAAACAGCCAAGCTAATGGTGACACTGTGAATGCAACTCTAATGCAGCCAGGCATTAGTGGGCCTGGCAGCACTAACTTTCAAATCAATGGGAATAAAGGAGGAGGGGTGTGGGAGGCAGGGACAGTCAACTCCCAGAGTATGCCATGGGGAAATGGAAATGGTGCAAGTGCTGGCGGAAGTAGAAGAGGATGGGGCAACCCTGCACAAAACACTGGCACTAACATTTCAAATGGGGAATGGAGTAAACTGCCTAGTAATCAGCATTCCAATGAAAGCGTAAATGGAAATAGTAGGAAGTTTACAAATGGATGGAAATCTACTGAAGAGGATGACCTTAACAGCCAGAGTTCTGCTGCATCTCAGATAACTGAGCAGAACAGCGCATGGGCCAAAACAGGTACGGGGGATAGCGAAGGTAGTACGGAGAGCACTGGATGCCATGAAGATAGAGCAACTACAGAAGGACAGACTcgagagagaagaaaagttgaCCAGCATGCATTACTCCAAAGTATAGTGAACAGAACTGACTTAGATCCACGTGTCCTTTCCAACTCTGGTTGGGGACAGACTCCAATCAAACAGAACACTGCCTGGGATACCGAAACATCACCAAGAGGTGAAAGAAAAGCTGACAATGGGACAGAGGCCTGGGGAGGCTCTGTGACACAGACTTCCAGCTCAGGGGGATGTGTGGATAGACCTAGccctaataataataatgataccTCATCTGTATCAGGGTGGGGAGATCCAAAGTCTGCTACAAGGTGGGGAGACTCCAAAGGGTCAAACAGCCAAGGGGGGTGGGAAGAGGATTCTGCTGCTACAGTAATGGTCAAGAGCAATCAATCGTGGGGAAGTGGCAAAGAGGAAAAGTCATCTTGGAACGATGCACAGAAAATCAAACAGGGATGGGTAGATGGACAAAAGGCCAGCCAGGGTTGGGCAGTTTCTGCCAGTGAGAGCTGGGGAGAAAATTCAAGGAGTAACCATTGGGGTGAGGCTAAGAAATCCAGTTCAGGAGGTAGCGACAGTGACAGATCAGTATCTGGTTGGAATGAGCCAGGTAAATCAAATTCTGTTACTTGGGGAGGCAGTAACACAAACCCAAATAACTCATCCGGATGGGATGAGCCTGCAAAGTCTAATCAGAACCAGGGCTGGGGAGACCCTCCTAAATCCAATCAGCCTCAAGGTTGGGGGGATTCATCAAAGCCAATCAACTCTCCAGAATGGAACAAACAAGATGTTGGATCTTGGGGAGCACCGTCTGCCACCAGTAAACCGCCAGGGTCAGGCTGGTTGGGAGGACCAATGCCAACACCAGCAAAGGAAGAAGAACCCACTGGCTGGGAGGAGCCATCCCCTGAATCAATACGCCGTAAGATGGAAATTGATGATGGAACTTCTGCTTGGGGTGATCCAAGCAAATACAACTACAAAAATGTGAATATGTGGAATAAAAATGTCCCAAACAGTAGCAGCAGTTCAGACCAGCAAGCACAGGTACATCAGCAGCTACTGTCTTCAAGTGCCATGTCTAGCAAGGAGAGCAGTTCTGGTTCTG GTTGGGGAGAGCCTTCTACTCCAGCCACTACTGTAGATAATGGAACTTCAGCGTGGGGTAAACCCATGGATACTGGTACTAGCTGGGGAGAACCCATCAGTgatgcagcaggcacctctggctGGGGAAATGCTTCTCTTGGTCAACAGGCTTCAAATAAACCTG GGCCTAAATCTATGCAAGACAGCTGGTGTGGAGATGATATGCCGTTGACAGGCAGTCGTCAGACCAgctgggaggaagaagaggatgtAGAAATTGGAATGTGGAATAGCAGTTCCTCACAAGAAGCTAACCCATCTTTAAATTGGCCACCGTATATGAAAAAAATGCCTGCAAAG ggaataATGAAAGGTGGAAATAAGCAAGATGAAACATGGATCAATCCATTCATTAAGCAATTCACAAATCTCAGTTTTTCA AGAGAATCACCAGAGGAAACCATACAGAGCAATAAGATGGACATGTCTGGAG GGATATTGCAAGATAAGCGTATGGAGATGGATAAGCATGGCCTGAATGTTGGAGATTACAATCGTGTGGTTGGAAAAGGCCCTGGTTCTCGTCCTCAGATTTCCAAAGAGTCTTCCATGGATCGCAGTCCTTATTTTGATAAG aatGGCAATCCCAGTATGTTTGGTGTTGGTAATATAGCAGCACAGCCCAGGAGCATGCAGCAGCCTCCAGCACAACCTCTTAATTCATCTCAGCCTAATCCACGTGCTCAAGTGCCTCCTCCATTACTGTCCCCTCAG GTTCCAGTATCATTACTGAAGTATGCACCAAACAACGGTGGCCTGAGCCCACTTTTTGGCCCACAACAACAGGTAGCCATGTTGAATCAACTGTCCCAGTTAAACCAGCTTTCTCAGATCTCCCAGTTACAG CGGTTGTTGGCTCAGCAGCAAAAAGCGCAGAATCAAAGAAGCATGCCTTCTGGTGGTCGTcaacagcaggagcagcag ggTCGATCTCTTAGTATGCAGCAACAGATGATGCAACAGTCCCGTCAGCTTGATCCAAACCTGTTAATGAAGCAGCAAACTCCACCCTCTCAACAGCAGTCACTCCATCAACCCACCATGAAATCTTTCCTTGAGAATGTCATACCCCATGCTACTCCTGAGCTACAAAAAGGGCCATCACCAATAAATGCGTTCAGCAGCTTCCCTATAG GAATGAACTCAAACTTGAATGTAAACATGGATATGAACAGTATTAAAGAGCCACAGTCTCGACTGAGGAAATGGACAACAGTAGACAGCATTTCTGTGAACACATCGTTAGATCAAAACTCCAGCAAACACG GTGCTATTTCAAGTGGTTTTAGGCTGGAAGAGTCGCCATTTGTTCCATATGACTTTATGAACAGCAGTAATTCACCAGCCAGTCCTCCTGGATCTATTGGGGATGGCTGGCCCCGTGCCAAATCGCCTAACGGCTCTAGCAGTGTTAACTGGCCACCAG AATTTCGTCCTGGTGAGCCATGGAAAGGTTATCCAAACATCGACCCTGAAACTGACCCTTACGTCACTCCTGGCAGTGTCATAAACAATCTTTCAATTAATACTGTGCGGGAAGTTGACCACCTCAGGGACAGGAACAGTG gGTCATCCTCATCTTTGAACACCACGCTGCCTTCAACTAGTGCCTGGTCATCCATTCGTGCCTCCAACTACAATGTTTCCCTCAGCAGTACAGCACAAAGCACTTCAG CCAGAAACAGTGATTCCAAATCAACATGGTCTCCTGGATCAGTCACTAACACCTCTCTGGCTCATGAGCTGTGGAAGGTCCCTTTGCCACCTAAAAGCATCACTGCTCCGTCCCGCCCACCTCCAGGGCTAACAGGCCAGAAACCACCTTTATCCACTTGGGATAACTCCCTTCGTTTGGGTGGAGGATGGGGAAATTCTGATGCCAGATATACCCCTG gTTCAAGCTGGGGTGAGAGCAGCTCAGGGAGAATAACAAATTGGCTTGTTCTAAAAAACCTTACACCTCAG atTGATGGCTCAACCTTGCGTACTCTGTGCATGCAGCACGGTCCACTAATAACATTCCACCTTAACCTCCCACATGGTAATGCTTTGGTCCGTTACAGTTCAAAAGAAGAGGTAGTGAAGGCACAAAAATCTCTGCACAT GTGTGTATTAGGGAACACTACTATTCTTGCTGAGTTTGCCAGTGAAGAGGAGATTAGTCGCTTCTTTGCACAAGGCCAGTCTCTGACTCCGTCTCCTGGCTGGCAATCTCTTGGATCCAGCCAGAACCGACTTGGATCCATTGACGGTTCCCATTCGTTCTCAAACCGTAATGATCTAAATCACTGGAATGGTGCTGGGCTGTCGGGAACTAGCAGTGGAGACCTTCATGGCACTTCACTTTGGGGGAGCCCCAACTATTCCACGAGCCTGTGGGGCACCCCGAGCAGCAATGACACCAGGGGAATTAGCAGCCCATCCCCCATCAACGCTTTCCTTTCTGTTGACCACCTAGGTGGAGGTGGAGAGTCCATGTAA